In Methanosarcina siciliae T4/M, one genomic interval encodes:
- a CDS encoding inorganic diphosphatase, which translates to MTERQVESVLIEIPKGSRNKYEYDKEKKVIKFDRMLFSSMVYPCDYGFFPDTLALDGDPLDAMVLTWEPTFPGCVIDVHPVALLDMKDDKGRDEKILCVPETDPLWNYIETLEQVPPHLLKEIIHFFETYKNLEGKHVMVIGWEGLEAAIDMLKEAKSRYLEQNK; encoded by the coding sequence ATGACTGAAAGACAGGTTGAAAGTGTGCTTATCGAAATTCCGAAAGGTAGTCGAAACAAATACGAATACGATAAGGAAAAGAAAGTTATCAAATTCGATAGAATGCTTTTTTCTTCAATGGTATATCCCTGTGATTATGGTTTTTTTCCCGATACCTTAGCCCTCGACGGTGATCCTCTGGACGCCATGGTTTTAACATGGGAACCTACATTTCCGGGTTGTGTTATAGACGTACATCCTGTTGCATTGCTTGATATGAAAGATGATAAGGGAAGAGATGAAAAGATACTCTGTGTTCCGGAGACCGACCCATTGTGGAATTATATCGAAACACTTGAACAGGTTCCTCCTCACCTGTTAAAGGAAATCATCCACTTCTTTGAAACTTATAAAAACTTAGAGGGCAAACACGTGATGGTTATTGGTTGGGAAGGCCTCGAAGCAGCAATCGATATGCTCAAGGAAGCCAAATCCCGATATCTTGAACAAAATAAATGA
- a CDS encoding NAD(P)/FAD-dependent oxidoreductase gives MKIPGELLIGKGNQTDGEEKIGSAYDVIIVGAGPAGMFAAYELAARKLKILVIDMGRDIDKRLCPMKNQSYCTHCTPCEIMCGVGGCGTFSDGTLNLRPDIGGDLAALTGDQTEAWELVDRVDKVFLKYGAPQGALLTEGPEIEDLKRRAASVGARFIEIKQRHIGSDNAPSVIGHFKQDLVDKGVYFLIETEVRELLIEEETCKGVILSGGKVIRARYVVLSPGRRGCNWVSEMIEKHDIEARYGGIDIGVRVEVPAIIMDPVTKINRDPKFHIQSSRYDDFVRTFCTNRRGFVVKEEYNDFIATNGHSMTNKESENTNFAFLVHIELTEPMENTTKYARSIAKLATTIGGGKPVLQRMGDLRRGRRSTKERLAKNLVINTLKDVTPGDISMALPHRIVMDIIEGLETLNEIVPGVASDSTLLYAPEVKFYAMHLKVNRQMETSIKNLFAAGDGAGLSRDIVNAAATGIMAAEGILKEVEEN, from the coding sequence TTGAAAATTCCGGGGGAATTGCTCATAGGTAAAGGAAACCAGACTGACGGGGAAGAAAAGATAGGCTCTGCATATGATGTAATAATTGTAGGGGCAGGGCCTGCGGGGATGTTTGCAGCTTACGAGCTTGCAGCCAGGAAGCTGAAAATTCTAGTTATTGATATGGGCAGGGACATTGACAAACGCCTCTGCCCTATGAAAAACCAGAGCTACTGCACACACTGTACTCCCTGTGAGATCATGTGCGGGGTAGGGGGCTGCGGGACTTTTTCGGACGGGACCCTTAACCTTCGGCCTGACATCGGAGGAGACCTTGCAGCCTTGACCGGAGACCAGACCGAGGCCTGGGAGCTGGTGGACAGGGTTGATAAAGTTTTCCTTAAATACGGGGCGCCTCAGGGAGCTCTTCTGACCGAAGGCCCGGAGATAGAGGATCTAAAACGCAGGGCAGCTTCGGTCGGAGCCCGGTTTATCGAAATCAAGCAGAGGCATATAGGTTCGGACAACGCCCCATCGGTCATCGGACACTTCAAACAGGATCTTGTTGATAAAGGTGTATACTTCCTGATAGAGACCGAGGTCCGTGAGCTGCTTATCGAGGAAGAGACGTGTAAAGGGGTCATACTCTCGGGAGGAAAGGTTATCCGTGCACGTTACGTGGTCCTGTCTCCGGGAAGAAGGGGCTGTAATTGGGTCTCGGAAATGATTGAAAAGCATGACATAGAAGCCCGTTACGGAGGAATTGACATAGGAGTCAGGGTGGAAGTCCCTGCAATCATTATGGACCCTGTAACGAAAATTAACCGCGATCCCAAGTTCCATATCCAGAGTAGCCGCTATGATGACTTTGTCAGGACTTTCTGTACTAACCGGCGCGGTTTTGTCGTAAAGGAAGAATATAATGACTTTATTGCAACTAATGGGCATTCAATGACAAATAAAGAGTCCGAAAACACCAATTTTGCTTTTCTTGTCCATATCGAATTGACCGAACCCATGGAAAACACAACCAAATATGCCCGCTCAATAGCAAAACTTGCAACAACAATCGGCGGAGGAAAGCCTGTCCTCCAGCGCATGGGCGACCTCAGGCGCGGAAGACGCTCTACAAAAGAGCGCCTTGCCAAAAATCTGGTCATAAACACCTTAAAAGACGTCACCCCCGGCGATATCTCGATGGCTCTCCCGCACAGGATTGTTATGGACATAATAGAAGGCCTTGAGACCTTAAACGAGATAGTTCCGGGTGTTGCCTCGGACTCAACCCTGCTTTACGCCCCTGAAGTCAAATTCTACGCCATGCACCTGAAAGTCAACCGCCAGATGGAAACCAGTATCAAAAACCTCTTTGCAGCAGGAGACGGAGCAGGGCTATCAAGGGACATAGTCAATGCCGCTGCAACCGGGATCATGGCTGCAGAAGGGATTCTGAAAGAGGTCGAAGAAAATTGA